One window from the genome of Antechinus flavipes isolate AdamAnt ecotype Samford, QLD, Australia chromosome X, AdamAnt_v2, whole genome shotgun sequence encodes:
- the LOC127542412 gene encoding uncharacterized protein LOC127542412 — MDKGSSKGKGKGGSGSKRGSNAKSSKGKAEDQQSIRRDLAKIEQKVDLLLEKMDKFTKEPGAAAAVQEEKPPQPEQQQQPPPPPSPPTPALPQQGATPQQQVVLPQQVAAPQQQVVLPQQQVATPLQQVVLPQQHQGGKGQKRSKGGAKGAHAEAGGAGKSA; from the exons ATGGACAAAG GGAGCTCCAAGGGAAAGGGCAAAGGGGGCTCCGGCTCCAAGCGAGGCTCTAACGCCAAGTCCTCCAAGGGGAAGGCCGAGGATCAGCAGAGCATCCGGAGGGACCTGGCCAAGATCGAGCAGAAGGTGGATCTTCTGCTGGAGAAGATGGATAAGTTCACCAAGGAGCCCGGGGCCGCTGCTGCTGTGCAGGAAGAAAAGCCTCCGCAGccggagcagcagcagcagcccccACCTCCTCCTTCACCTCCAACGCCAGCGTTGCCCCAGCAGGGGGCAACCCCCCAGCAGCAGGTGGTCCTGCCCCAGCAGGTCGCAGCACCCCAACAGCAGGTGGTCCTGCCCCAGCAGCAGGTGGCAACCCCCCTGCAGCAGGTGGTCCTGCCCCAGCAGCACCAGGGTGGCAAAGGCCAGAAGAGATCCAAGGGCGGCGCCAAGGGGGCTCATGCCGAGGCCGGAGGTGCTGGAAAGTCTGCGTAG